From Bosea sp. NBC_00550, the proteins below share one genomic window:
- the infC gene encoding translation initiation factor IF-3 — protein sequence MRRPYRAAPTPTKEGPRSNRDIRGVREVQLIDDTGANRGVVSFFEALKIAEDAGLDLVEIAPNSVPPVCKILDYGRFRFLEQKKAAEARKKQRTIEIKEIKLRPGIDKHDYDVKMKAMHGFFEEGDKVKVTLRFRGREMAHQDLGVKVLERVKVDTAEFAKVESDWQLEGRQMVMVLAPR from the coding sequence ATTCGTCGCCCTTACCGTGCTGCCCCGACCCCGACCAAGGAAGGTCCCCGTTCGAACCGTGATATTCGCGGAGTTCGCGAGGTTCAGCTCATCGACGACACAGGCGCCAACCGTGGCGTGGTGTCGTTCTTCGAGGCGCTGAAGATCGCCGAGGATGCCGGTCTCGACCTCGTCGAGATCGCCCCGAACTCCGTGCCGCCTGTCTGCAAGATTCTCGATTACGGCCGTTTCCGCTTCCTGGAGCAGAAGAAGGCGGCGGAGGCGCGCAAGAAGCAGCGCACCATCGAGATCAAGGAGATCAAGCTGCGTCCCGGCATCGACAAGCACGATTACGACGTGAAGATGAAGGCGATGCATGGCTTCTTCGAGGAGGGCGACAAGGTGAAGGTCACCCTGCGCTTCCGCGGCCGCGAGATGGCTCACCAGGATCTCGGCGTGAAGGTGCTGGAGCGCGTCAAGGTCGATACGGCCGAGTTCGCCAAGGTCGAAAGCGACTGGCAGCTGGAAGGCCGCCAGATGGTGATGGTCCTGGCGCCGCGCTGA
- a CDS encoding phasin family protein, with the protein MTPVSVAAKKAAPAKKAASAKIRIEKPVAKVVAPKIAAKAAPAAPKVAPQAPAPQKATPKTIAKPAAPKATSAPANAAVAAPPARTIQPVAAPAPAPAKPVQPVSLDSLPLPRPPEAVTVASATVMSQALTMARAFGALQARMLDHACAELEATLHDAQTVARSNSASEAITLQAKAVRRSYESYADHLKELARVANAALRKD; encoded by the coding sequence GTGACACCGGTCTCCGTCGCTGCCAAGAAGGCGGCGCCGGCCAAGAAAGCAGCTTCGGCCAAGATCCGCATCGAGAAGCCGGTCGCCAAGGTCGTTGCGCCGAAGATTGCTGCCAAGGCCGCTCCCGCTGCGCCGAAGGTGGCCCCGCAAGCTCCCGCGCCTCAGAAGGCCACTCCCAAAACCATCGCCAAGCCCGCCGCGCCGAAGGCGACATCAGCGCCGGCGAACGCCGCTGTGGCTGCACCTCCTGCCAGGACGATCCAGCCGGTCGCTGCACCCGCTCCTGCGCCCGCCAAGCCGGTGCAGCCGGTATCGCTCGATTCGCTGCCTCTGCCGCGGCCGCCCGAGGCTGTCACCGTCGCGTCCGCAACCGTGATGAGCCAGGCGCTGACGATGGCGCGGGCTTTCGGCGCCTTGCAGGCCCGCATGCTCGACCATGCCTGCGCGGAACTGGAAGCGACGTTGCACGACGCCCAGACGGTGGCGCGCAGCAACAGCGCGTCCGAAGCCATCACGCTTCAGGCCAAGGCGGTTCGCCGCAGCTACGAATCCTACGCGGACCATCTCAAGGAGCTTGCGCGCGTCGCCAATGCCGCCTTGCGCAAGGATTGA
- a CDS encoding sensor histidine kinase — protein MSESGQDWARRGAAAAEDAALATFAAGGALLLWDAGAGRPGFANSAGQALLGGKTAEIVVPNQARQRLDALAGGLASMAGIRLERLRLTSGFAALPVTCGCKLLSCPDGQTVLAVVVSAAELRRLGIAIPQSSEPTAAATIATPPTPPAEVEAAAPARPAMIRFLWQSDREGTLTSVSEQIAALTGAEAAAGLAGKSWHDLLGSTVLDRDGGLAERLATAATWSGHALLWQTDTPGEGARVELSGVPLLDAGRALTGFRGFGIARLNEREPFAAPEAVLDLPEADAPVAEHDKASRQEEPAAATETAPEADALPAQADEIPEPLAEDAADQHEQPEAEGHVDEGAATPLANPAEDDEPEIRPAEWLGDEQPVAEAAAPGGNIVPLRNGTLTTLRPVLEPSKPHLSSAERNAFREIAKALGARLAGDEETVGPRLPPVAPLQVKEREEAAAAAEKAGAEADSAVAPARQRNSHADVLDRLPVAVLVNRGDEAVYANRTLLDLLDFADLADLKAGGNVSRLIKKASRAEGGAMTLIDRRGHLVSVDAILSSVSWQDEPATLMAFRHPNGGGEVKVLTPEEAEEAELAAEFAAEESESAARVEALRLDAETRDARIDELTAMLDTATDGVVTVDDRGRILALNKAAEALFGYDQREVTGELFTLLFASESHAPALDYLEGLKGGGVASVLNDGREVQGRVRQGGKIPLFMTMGQIAHGAEPRFCAVLRDITAWKKTEGELVDARKAAEMASAQKSDVLAKISHEIRTPLNAIIGFAEVMAEERFGPIANERYKEYLRDIHQSGGYVISLVNDLLDLAKIEAGKLDLDFVSVNLNEIALSTVSLLQPEAQRGRVVLRSGLSPKLPPVVADERSIRQIAINLLSNAVKFTDAGGQVIISTALGDQGEAILRVRDTGIGMDDDELKLALEPFRQVPTTRRAGGTGLGLPLTKALVEANRAAMSITSVKKEGTLVEITFPPQRVLAS, from the coding sequence ATGAGCGAATCCGGACAGGACTGGGCGCGACGGGGAGCGGCGGCGGCTGAGGACGCCGCCCTTGCGACCTTTGCCGCGGGCGGCGCCCTGCTTCTCTGGGATGCCGGCGCCGGACGCCCCGGCTTCGCCAACTCCGCCGGCCAGGCTCTGCTCGGCGGCAAGACCGCTGAAATCGTCGTTCCGAATCAAGCGCGGCAGCGCCTCGATGCCCTCGCCGGCGGCCTGGCCTCCATGGCCGGCATCCGCCTCGAAAGGCTGCGCCTGACTTCGGGCTTCGCCGCCCTGCCCGTCACCTGCGGCTGCAAACTCCTGTCCTGCCCCGATGGACAAACGGTCCTGGCGGTCGTGGTTTCGGCAGCCGAGTTGCGCCGGCTGGGCATCGCGATTCCCCAGTCCAGCGAGCCGACGGCAGCCGCTACGATCGCGACGCCCCCCACACCGCCGGCCGAGGTCGAAGCCGCCGCGCCTGCGCGGCCGGCAATGATTCGCTTTCTGTGGCAGAGCGACCGCGAGGGGACGCTGACCAGCGTCTCCGAACAGATCGCAGCCCTGACCGGCGCAGAGGCCGCAGCCGGGCTTGCCGGCAAAAGCTGGCACGACCTCCTCGGCTCCACCGTTCTCGACCGCGACGGCGGGCTGGCGGAGCGGCTCGCCACGGCGGCGACCTGGAGCGGCCACGCCCTGCTCTGGCAGACGGATACGCCCGGCGAAGGGGCGCGCGTCGAGCTCTCGGGCGTGCCGCTTCTCGATGCCGGACGCGCGCTCACCGGATTTCGCGGCTTCGGCATCGCCCGCCTGAACGAGCGCGAGCCTTTCGCCGCGCCGGAAGCCGTCCTCGACCTGCCGGAAGCGGACGCGCCGGTTGCGGAGCACGATAAGGCGAGCCGGCAGGAAGAGCCTGCAGCCGCGACGGAAACCGCGCCCGAAGCGGATGCTCTACCGGCACAAGCCGACGAAATTCCCGAGCCACTCGCCGAAGACGCTGCTGATCAGCATGAGCAGCCGGAAGCGGAGGGCCATGTCGATGAAGGCGCTGCCACGCCGCTCGCGAATCCGGCTGAAGACGATGAGCCCGAGATTCGGCCGGCCGAATGGCTTGGCGACGAGCAGCCTGTGGCTGAAGCTGCGGCACCGGGCGGCAACATCGTCCCGCTCCGTAACGGCACGCTGACCACGCTGCGGCCGGTTCTGGAGCCGTCGAAGCCTCACCTCAGTTCCGCCGAGCGCAATGCCTTCCGCGAGATCGCCAAGGCGCTGGGCGCGCGGCTGGCCGGCGACGAGGAAACAGTCGGCCCACGGCTGCCGCCCGTCGCGCCGCTGCAGGTCAAGGAACGCGAAGAGGCAGCCGCCGCCGCAGAGAAGGCGGGAGCCGAAGCGGACTCTGCCGTCGCGCCCGCACGGCAGCGCAACTCCCATGCCGATGTGCTCGACCGTCTGCCCGTCGCCGTCCTGGTGAACCGCGGCGACGAGGCGGTCTACGCCAACCGCACGCTGCTCGACCTGCTCGACTTTGCCGACCTCGCCGATTTGAAGGCCGGCGGCAATGTCAGCCGCCTTATCAAGAAAGCCTCGCGCGCCGAAGGTGGCGCGATGACGCTGATCGATCGCCGGGGCCATCTGGTCAGCGTCGATGCCATCCTTTCCAGCGTCAGCTGGCAGGACGAGCCGGCAACGCTGATGGCCTTCCGCCATCCCAATGGCGGCGGCGAGGTCAAGGTGCTGACGCCGGAAGAGGCGGAGGAAGCCGAGCTTGCGGCCGAGTTCGCTGCCGAGGAATCCGAATCGGCGGCGCGTGTCGAGGCGCTCAGGCTCGACGCCGAGACCCGCGATGCCCGCATCGACGAACTCACCGCCATGCTCGACACGGCGACGGACGGCGTCGTCACGGTCGATGATCGCGGGCGCATCCTGGCGCTGAACAAGGCGGCCGAGGCGCTGTTCGGCTACGACCAGCGCGAGGTCACAGGCGAATTGTTCACGCTGCTTTTCGCCAGCGAGAGCCATGCGCCGGCGCTCGACTATCTCGAAGGCCTGAAAGGCGGCGGCGTCGCCTCGGTGCTGAACGACGGGCGCGAGGTGCAGGGCCGGGTGCGCCAGGGCGGCAAGATCCCGCTGTTCATGACCATGGGCCAGATCGCGCATGGGGCCGAGCCGCGCTTCTGCGCGGTGCTGCGAGACATCACCGCCTGGAAGAAGACCGAGGGCGAGCTGGTCGACGCGCGCAAGGCTGCGGAAATGGCGAGCGCACAGAAATCCGACGTGCTCGCCAAGATCAGCCATGAGATCCGCACCCCGCTCAACGCCATCATCGGCTTTGCCGAGGTGATGGCGGAGGAACGCTTCGGGCCGATCGCCAACGAGCGCTACAAGGAATATCTGCGCGACATCCACCAGTCCGGCGGCTACGTCATCAGCCTGGTCAACGACCTGCTCGATCTCGCCAAGATCGAGGCCGGCAAGCTCGACCTCGATTTCGTCAGCGTCAACCTGAACGAGATCGCGCTGTCGACCGTCTCGCTGCTGCAGCCCGAGGCGCAACGCGGACGCGTCGTGCTGCGCTCCGGCCTGTCCCCGAAGCTGCCGCCGGTCGTCGCCGACGAACGTTCCATCCGGCAGATCGCGATCAACCTGCTCTCCAACGCGGTGAAGTTCACCGATGCCGGCGGGCAGGTGATCATCTCGACCGCGCTCGGCGACCAGGGCGAGGCGATCCTGCGGGTGCGCGATACCGGCATCGGCATGGATGATGACGAGCTGAAGCTTGCGCTCGAGCCCTTCCGGCAGGTGCCGACGACGCGGCGCGCGGGCGGTACCGGCCTCGGCCTGCCGCTGACCAAGGCGCTGGTCGAGGCAAACCGCGCCGCGATGTCGATCACATCAGTCAAGAAGGAAGGCACGCTGGTCGAGATCACCTTCCCGCCGCAGCGCGTGCTGGCGAGCTGA
- a CDS encoding TetR/AcrR family transcriptional regulator, whose product MARRLRADMIAETRASLISAAREAFGTVGYAAASMDDLTASAGLTRGALYHHFGDKKGLFAAVLDQIDAEMTVRLRAVAAKAEDRWTGFRDECAAYLAMALEPEIQRIVLRDGPAVLGDPWNWPIQNDCIRMMTRGLGELVADGALAPLDPEAVARLIVGATQHAAQWIAHAPQPEAALQAATDAFNAMLDGLLHRPK is encoded by the coding sequence ATGGCTCGCAGGCTTCGCGCCGACATGATCGCGGAAACCCGCGCCAGCCTGATTTCGGCGGCGCGCGAGGCGTTCGGCACGGTCGGCTATGCGGCAGCATCGATGGACGACCTGACCGCTTCGGCCGGGCTGACCCGCGGCGCGCTCTATCACCATTTCGGCGACAAGAAGGGACTTTTTGCGGCGGTTCTGGACCAGATCGACGCGGAAATGACTGTGCGGCTGCGCGCCGTCGCGGCCAAGGCGGAGGATCGCTGGACCGGGTTCCGCGACGAATGCGCCGCCTATCTCGCGATGGCGCTGGAGCCAGAGATCCAGCGCATCGTCCTGCGCGACGGGCCTGCCGTGCTCGGCGACCCCTGGAACTGGCCGATCCAGAACGACTGTATCCGCATGATGACCCGGGGCCTCGGCGAACTCGTCGCGGACGGCGCGCTGGCGCCGCTCGACCCGGAAGCCGTGGCGCGGCTGATCGTCGGCGCCACCCAGCATGCGGCCCAATGGATCGCGCATGCCCCGCAACCGGAAGCCGCCCTACAGGCGGCGACCGACGCCTTCAACGCGATGCTCGACGGCTTGTTGCACCGGCCGAAATGA
- a CDS encoding DUF1150 domain-containing protein — translation MKQDRILIQADPLTPAEFAALGAGEVAYVKPMTSDELMRIFPQAPKIESGLQLFTLLSADGAPILVTDTREAATANAWEHDLKMVSVH, via the coding sequence ATGAAACAGGACAGAATCCTTATCCAGGCCGACCCGCTGACCCCTGCGGAATTCGCCGCGCTCGGCGCCGGCGAAGTGGCCTATGTCAAGCCGATGACCTCGGACGAGCTGATGCGGATCTTCCCGCAGGCGCCGAAGATCGAATCAGGCTTGCAGCTCTTCACCCTGCTCTCGGCCGATGGCGCGCCGATCCTCGTGACGGATACGCGCGAGGCTGCGACGGCCAATGCCTGGGAGCACGACCTGAAGATGGTCAGCGTCCACTGA
- a CDS encoding Hsp20 family protein translates to MTRTPSLSHPFLLGFDDIERALDRVAKGASEGYPPYNIERLPRTEDEPDRLRITLAVAGFSREQLEITLEENQLTIRGRQSDDKNRQFLHRGIAARQFQRSFLLADGMQVLGADLSNGLLAIDLVRPEPERLIRRIDIMSRE, encoded by the coding sequence ATGACGCGTACGCCTAGCCTGTCCCATCCGTTCCTGCTCGGCTTCGACGACATCGAGCGTGCGCTCGACCGTGTCGCCAAGGGCGCGAGCGAGGGTTATCCGCCCTACAACATCGAGCGGCTGCCCCGGACGGAGGACGAGCCCGATCGCCTGCGCATCACGCTGGCCGTTGCGGGCTTCTCGCGCGAGCAGCTCGAGATCACGCTGGAGGAGAACCAGCTCACGATCCGTGGCCGCCAGAGCGACGACAAGAATCGCCAGTTCCTGCACCGCGGGATCGCGGCCCGTCAGTTCCAGCGCAGCTTCCTGCTGGCCGACGGCATGCAGGTCCTTGGTGCGGATTTGTCGAACGGCCTGCTCGCGATCGATCTGGTCAGGCCGGAACCGGAACGGCTCATCCGGCGTATCGATATCATGAGCCGCGAGTAG
- a CDS encoding alpha/beta hydrolase: MERQPPQWLDVGNGPDRRRLAYLFQQGTGAPVVWLGGFRSDMRATKAEALSDWAYDTGRAYLRFDYGGHGESEGDFAGFTLSHWLADALAAIESQCRQPPILVGSSMGGWIALLAARRLFGTPLQPAGLVLIAPAVDFSEELMWAQMPDAIRRAILDEGVWLRPSEYSPDPTPITRALIEDGRQHLMFGGEIRAGCPVHILQGMRDPDVPWRQALKLVEHLSGDPVVLTLIKDGDHRLSTPEDIVRLQMAVAGMATAP, encoded by the coding sequence TTGGAGCGCCAGCCGCCGCAATGGCTCGACGTCGGAAACGGCCCTGATCGGCGCCGCCTCGCCTATCTCTTTCAGCAGGGCACCGGGGCGCCCGTGGTCTGGCTCGGCGGCTTCCGCTCCGACATGCGCGCGACCAAGGCCGAGGCCCTGTCAGACTGGGCCTATGACACCGGGCGCGCCTATCTGCGCTTCGACTATGGCGGCCATGGCGAGAGCGAAGGCGACTTCGCCGGCTTCACCCTGTCGCACTGGCTGGCCGATGCGCTCGCTGCCATCGAGAGTCAGTGCCGCCAGCCTCCGATCCTGGTGGGATCATCGATGGGCGGCTGGATCGCGCTGCTCGCGGCGCGCCGCCTGTTCGGGACGCCGTTGCAGCCGGCCGGCCTGGTATTGATCGCGCCGGCGGTCGATTTCTCCGAGGAACTGATGTGGGCGCAGATGCCCGACGCGATCCGCCGGGCGATCCTGGACGAAGGCGTCTGGCTGCGCCCTTCCGAGTATTCACCGGACCCGACGCCGATCACCCGCGCCCTGATCGAGGACGGGCGGCAGCACCTGATGTTCGGCGGCGAAATCCGGGCTGGATGCCCCGTCCATATCCTGCAGGGCATGCGCGATCCCGACGTGCCCTGGCGCCAGGCCTTGAAGCTGGTCGAGCACCTGAGCGGCGATCCGGTCGTGCTGACGCTGATCAAAGATGGCGATCACCGCCTGTCCACGCCGGAAGATATCGTGCGGCTGCAAATGGCAGTCGCCGGAATGGCGACCGCGCCCTGA
- a CDS encoding glycosyltransferase family 4 protein — translation MSFKPGAHLSLPSTETHPLAGRTILQIIPELEAGGAERTAVDIAKGLTDAGARALVATEGGRLVAELQAKGGVWLPFPAASKNPVAMALNIRKLVLLCRQEGVELIHARSRAPAWVALGAAKLLKLPFVTTYHGSYNSRSAVKTLYNSVMTRGDVVIANSGYTAELILSKHPMARERIRVVNRGTNFSAFAPAAVGAERVQALRKAWGVEPHQRIVLLPGRLTGWKGQRVLIEAARLMRDGGDGETAFILAGDAQGRDAYVKELDGLIAKAGLEGRVRRVGHCTDMPAAMLSAAVVAVPSTEPEAFGRVAVEAQAMGTPVVVSDLGAVPETVLAPPQVAPGERTGWHIPPGDPAALAAGLSEALALRPSARDALARRAREHVEKHFSLESMVTETLDVYCALLER, via the coding sequence ATGTCCTTCAAGCCGGGTGCCCATCTTTCGCTGCCGTCGACCGAAACGCATCCGCTGGCGGGGCGGACGATCCTGCAGATCATCCCCGAGTTGGAGGCCGGCGGAGCCGAGCGCACGGCGGTCGACATCGCCAAGGGGCTGACGGATGCCGGCGCCCGCGCTCTGGTCGCGACCGAGGGCGGGCGCCTCGTCGCTGAGCTTCAGGCCAAGGGGGGTGTCTGGCTGCCCTTCCCGGCGGCCTCGAAGAATCCGGTCGCGATGGCGCTCAACATCCGCAAGCTCGTGCTGCTCTGCCGGCAGGAGGGCGTGGAACTGATCCATGCCCGCTCGCGCGCGCCGGCCTGGGTCGCGCTCGGCGCGGCGAAGCTGCTGAAGCTGCCCTTCGTCACCACCTATCACGGCTCCTACAACAGCCGTTCGGCGGTGAAGACGCTCTATAATTCGGTGATGACGCGCGGCGACGTCGTCATCGCCAACTCCGGCTATACGGCCGAACTGATCCTGTCGAAGCACCCGATGGCGCGCGAGCGGATCAGGGTCGTCAACCGTGGCACCAATTTCTCGGCCTTCGCGCCGGCTGCCGTCGGCGCCGAGCGGGTCCAGGCGCTGCGCAAGGCCTGGGGCGTCGAGCCGCATCAGCGCATCGTCCTGCTGCCCGGCCGGCTGACCGGCTGGAAAGGCCAGCGTGTGCTGATCGAGGCCGCGCGGCTGATGCGCGATGGCGGCGATGGCGAAACGGCCTTCATCCTCGCCGGCGATGCGCAAGGGCGGGACGCCTACGTCAAGGAACTCGACGGGCTCATCGCAAAGGCGGGGCTGGAGGGCCGTGTCAGGCGCGTCGGCCATTGCACGGACATGCCCGCCGCGATGCTGTCGGCTGCGGTCGTCGCCGTGCCGTCGACGGAGCCCGAAGCTTTCGGCCGCGTCGCTGTCGAGGCGCAGGCGATGGGTACGCCCGTCGTGGTCTCCGATCTCGGCGCCGTACCGGAAACGGTGCTCGCCCCGCCGCAGGTCGCGCCGGGAGAGCGCACCGGCTGGCATATCCCGCCGGGCGATCCGGCCGCTTTGGCGGCTGGGTTGAGCGAGGCGTTGGCGCTGCGTCCGTCCGCTCGCGATGCCCTGGCGAGGCGGGCGCGCGAACATGTCGAGAAGCATTTTTCGCTCGAGTCGATGGTGACGGAAACCCTCGATGTCTACTGCGCGTTGCTGGAACGCTGA
- a CDS encoding phasin, with amino-acid sequence MNGKSPYEVPTEMREFAERSVEQARKAFDGFIGAAQKAVDSAHGSAENARANTHDATRKAIAYAEDNVAAAFDFAQKLVTSKDLTEVMQHQSDFLKSQMASFQTQLKDLGAAAQDAATKAAETVSKATKGGR; translated from the coding sequence ATGAACGGCAAATCACCCTACGAAGTGCCAACCGAGATGCGCGAGTTCGCGGAACGCAGCGTCGAGCAGGCCCGCAAGGCTTTCGACGGCTTCATCGGCGCGGCCCAAAAGGCTGTGGATAGCGCCCATGGCTCGGCCGAGAACGCCCGCGCCAACACTCACGACGCCACCCGCAAGGCGATCGCCTATGCGGAAGACAATGTCGCGGCGGCTTTCGACTTCGCCCAGAAGCTGGTGACGTCGAAGGACCTCACCGAGGTCATGCAGCATCAGTCGGATTTCCTGAAGTCCCAGATGGCGTCGTTCCAGACCCAGCTCAAGGATCTCGGGGCTGCCGCCCAGGACGCTGCGACGAAGGCTGCCGAGACCGTCAGCAAGGCCACCAAGGGCGGCCGCTGA
- the mgtE gene encoding magnesium transporter, with translation MNDTAATTDLLAVTLAQTLAQEHVADIVETLNEQDEATIAHVLAELPFDRAVEALDQPEFTAAAEALALLPDGRAGALLSAMSADRTADVFQEFDEETRQRLSGRIDRQTRSDLNKLLAYPEHSAGSIMTTEFVSVPSNWSVQQALDHIRRVERSRETVYAIYVLDSVTRKLVRAVSLRRLISGDPEAPVESVVPAHKPITVAPEVDREDVARLITKYDLLAVPVVDADDHVVGIVTFDDVIDAMIAETTEDVQKLGGMEALDQPYNEIGFLSMIRKRAGWLSILLVGEMLTASVMQYFEGELEKAIVLTLFIPLIMSSGGNSGSQATSLIIRALALREVTLKDWWRIALRELPTGLTLGAILGVIGVIRIIVWQWLGFYDYGPHWMLVAATVGGALVGIVTFGSLAGSMLPFALKRLGFDPASASAPFVATLVDVTGLVIYFGVAAAILTGTLL, from the coding sequence ATGAACGATACCGCCGCCACGACGGACCTCCTTGCCGTGACGCTGGCCCAGACGCTGGCGCAAGAGCATGTCGCCGACATCGTCGAGACGCTGAACGAGCAGGACGAAGCGACCATCGCGCATGTCCTGGCCGAGTTGCCTTTCGATCGCGCCGTCGAGGCGCTCGACCAGCCGGAATTCACCGCCGCCGCCGAGGCGCTGGCCTTGCTGCCTGACGGGCGCGCCGGCGCGCTGCTCTCGGCCATGTCGGCGGACCGCACTGCCGACGTCTTCCAGGAATTCGACGAGGAGACCCGTCAGCGCCTGAGCGGCCGTATCGACCGCCAGACCCGTTCCGACCTCAACAAGCTGCTGGCTTATCCCGAGCATAGCGCCGGCTCGATCATGACGACAGAGTTCGTCAGCGTGCCCAGCAACTGGTCGGTACAGCAGGCGCTCGACCATATCCGCCGCGTCGAGCGCTCGCGCGAAACCGTCTACGCCATCTACGTGCTCGATTCCGTGACCCGCAAGCTGGTTCGCGCCGTCTCTCTCCGGCGCCTGATCAGCGGCGACCCCGAGGCTCCGGTCGAATCGGTCGTGCCGGCGCACAAACCGATCACCGTTGCGCCCGAGGTCGATCGCGAGGACGTGGCGCGCCTGATCACCAAATACGACCTGCTGGCCGTTCCCGTCGTCGATGCCGACGACCACGTCGTCGGCATCGTCACCTTCGACGACGTCATCGACGCGATGATCGCCGAGACGACGGAGGACGTGCAGAAGCTCGGCGGCATGGAGGCCCTCGACCAGCCTTATAACGAGATCGGCTTTCTTTCGATGATCCGGAAGCGTGCCGGCTGGCTCTCGATCCTGCTGGTCGGCGAGATGCTGACCGCCTCGGTCATGCAGTATTTCGAGGGCGAGCTCGAGAAGGCGATCGTGCTGACGCTGTTTATCCCGCTCATCATGAGCTCGGGCGGCAATTCCGGCTCGCAGGCGACCTCGCTGATCATCCGGGCGCTGGCGCTGCGCGAGGTCACGCTGAAGGATTGGTGGCGGATCGCACTGCGCGAACTGCCGACAGGTCTCACGCTCGGCGCCATTCTCGGCGTCATCGGCGTTATCAGAATCATCGTGTGGCAGTGGCTCGGCTTCTACGATTACGGGCCGCACTGGATGCTGGTGGCGGCGACGGTCGGCGGCGCGCTGGTCGGCATCGTCACCTTCGGCTCGCTTGCCGGCTCGATGCTGCCCTTCGCGCTGAAGCGGCTCGGCTTCGACCCCGCCAGCGCTTCCGCGCCCTTCGTGGCGACGCTGGTCGATGTCACCGGGCTGGTGATCTATTTCGGCGTCGCCGCCGCGATCCTGACCGGGACGCTGCTATAG
- a CDS encoding MFS transporter, with product MPNPYGEIFRAPGALAFSSAGFVARLPASMVGLGIVTMLSERRGEYAIAGAVAATFALASALITPQISRLVDRYGQRRVLMPATVAAALALSALMLSTWAGAPSWLLFVFALLSGLMPSIGAMVRARWTEFYRDTPQLRTAFAFESVVDEIIFMVGPIVAIGLSVSLFPEAGPLAALLFLVVGVPLLCVQRRTEPPVRADAADADVSVIRLGGVQVVVLAMIAVGAIFGTAEITAVAFAEAQGQKAMASVVLAIYAAGSLIVGLVFGTLKLKATLATQFLAAITLAALTTLPLLAVEGLVSLALVFFLAGAAVSPTIIIAMGLIERLVSPRQLTEGMTWGITGIGIGMAFGASAAGALIDAFGARSGFWISVAAGVAALLVTLIGYSRLLGERKQAVLCEAA from the coding sequence ATGCCGAATCCCTATGGCGAGATTTTCCGCGCGCCCGGCGCGCTCGCCTTTTCGTCCGCCGGCTTCGTCGCGCGCCTGCCTGCCTCGATGGTCGGGCTCGGCATCGTCACCATGCTGTCGGAACGGCGCGGGGAATACGCCATCGCCGGTGCGGTCGCCGCGACCTTCGCGCTCGCCAGCGCGCTGATCACGCCGCAAATCTCGCGCCTCGTCGATCGTTACGGCCAGCGCCGCGTGCTGATGCCGGCCACAGTGGCGGCAGCCTTGGCGCTGAGCGCGTTGATGCTGTCGACATGGGCGGGGGCCCCCAGCTGGCTGCTCTTCGTCTTCGCGCTGCTCTCCGGCCTGATGCCGAGCATCGGCGCGATGGTGAGGGCACGCTGGACCGAGTTCTACCGCGATACGCCGCAATTGCGCACGGCCTTCGCCTTCGAATCGGTGGTCGACGAGATCATCTTCATGGTCGGGCCGATCGTCGCGATCGGGCTGAGCGTCAGCCTGTTTCCCGAAGCCGGGCCGCTGGCCGCGCTGCTGTTCCTGGTCGTCGGCGTGCCGCTGCTCTGTGTCCAGCGGCGCACCGAGCCGCCCGTCCGCGCCGATGCCGCGGATGCCGATGTCTCGGTCATCCGGCTTGGCGGCGTGCAGGTCGTCGTGCTCGCCATGATCGCGGTCGGTGCCATCTTCGGCACTGCCGAGATCACCGCCGTCGCCTTCGCCGAAGCGCAGGGCCAGAAGGCGATGGCGAGCGTCGTGCTTGCCATCTATGCGGCGGGCTCGCTGATCGTCGGCCTCGTCTTCGGCACGCTCAAGCTCAAGGCCACCCTCGCCACGCAGTTCCTCGCCGCGATCACGCTCGCGGCCCTGACGACGCTGCCCTTGCTGGCAGTCGAGGGACTGGTGTCGCTGGCGCTGGTCTTCTTCCTGGCGGGGGCGGCGGTCTCGCCGACGATCATCATCGCCATGGGGCTGATCGAGCGCCTGGTCTCGCCGCGCCAGCTCACCGAGGGCATGACATGGGGCATTACCGGCATCGGCATCGGCATGGCCTTCGGCGCCTCGGCGGCCGGCGCGCTGATCGATGCCTTCGGCGCCCGCAGCGGCTTCTGGATCTCGGTCGCCGCCGGCGTCGCGGCGCTGCTCGTCACGCTCATCGGCTACAGCCGGCTGCTCGGGGAACGCAAGCAGGCCGTGCTCTGCGAAGCGGCCTGA